In Lachnospiraceae bacterium, one DNA window encodes the following:
- a CDS encoding DUF4317 domain-containing protein: MINRDDMLELTRRMTPARASVGRIAGAYFDEEGYVDGTFNTNFLKLSASERTRNLNMAKTVLISKTNEQLKEYRITKEMGKPGSVWQLLDGVKESEMKNDGYMDLFYEVLGEKYHPGYPFSCFMYYGQYDVPVKGTDKEWMEGSEEVYTYLLCVISPLTGEYEPGVPEFGFLYPAFKDRSTGWEFVNVYEKLPERVHREWMEWLFK; the protein is encoded by the coding sequence ATGATAAACAGAGATGACATGCTGGAGTTGACCAGGCGTATGACACCGGCCAGAGCTTCCGTAGGCCGGATCGCAGGGGCCTATTTTGATGAAGAAGGCTATGTGGACGGCACGTTTAATACGAATTTTCTGAAGCTGTCAGCCAGTGAGCGTACCAGAAATTTAAATATGGCGAAAACGGTGCTGATTTCTAAGACAAATGAGCAGTTAAAGGAATACAGAATTACAAAAGAAATGGGAAAGCCGGGAAGTGTATGGCAGCTTCTTGATGGCGTAAAAGAGTCAGAAATGAAGAATGATGGGTATATGGATCTGTTTTACGAGGTTCTGGGAGAGAAATATCATCCGGGATATCCGTTTTCCTGCTTTATGTATTATGGTCAGTATGATGTGCCGGTAAAGGGAACGGACAAGGAGTGGATGGAAGGCTCTGAAGAGGTCTATACTTATCTGCTGTGTGTTATCAGCCCGCTGACAGGTGAATATGAGCCTGGGGTACCGGAGTTTGGATTTTTGTATCCGGCTTTTAAGGACCGGAGTACAGGCTGGGAGTTTGTAAATGTGTATGAGAAGCTGCCGGAACGGGTGCACCGGGAATGGATGGAATGGCTGTTTAAATAA
- a CDS encoding DUF108 domain-containing protein — protein sequence MTKATTKKKLAVLGNGFLAGIIVEAYNKGLLEEYELTGILGRTKEKTEALAEKGGCRPCSTLEELLEDKPDYVAEAASVKAVQDYGMKILSGGADMILLSIGALADETFYRKISECAKENGRKIHIASGAIGGFDVLRTISLMGQAQTSFRTKKGPKSLSGTPLFEESLMTDREEKQVFHGSAKEAISILPTKVNVAIAASLASSGPENVDMSIFSVPEMMGDDHKITAQIPGVKAELDIYSSTSAIAGWSVVAVLKNLVSPVVF from the coding sequence ATGACAAAGGCTACAACAAAGAAAAAACTGGCTGTTTTAGGAAATGGATTTCTGGCGGGGATCATTGTAGAGGCTTATAACAAGGGTCTTCTGGAGGAATATGAGCTGACCGGTATATTGGGACGGACAAAGGAAAAGACCGAAGCACTGGCAGAAAAAGGCGGTTGCCGTCCATGCAGCACTTTAGAAGAACTGCTGGAAGACAAGCCGGATTATGTGGCAGAGGCAGCTTCTGTTAAAGCTGTTCAGGATTATGGTATGAAAATATTGTCCGGCGGGGCAGATATGATCCTGTTATCTATTGGTGCACTGGCAGATGAAACATTTTACAGAAAGATCAGTGAATGTGCAAAAGAAAATGGAAGAAAGATCCACATTGCTTCCGGTGCCATCGGCGGTTTTGATGTACTGCGGACTATTTCTCTTATGGGACAGGCACAGACTTCTTTCCGTACAAAAAAAGGACCGAAATCCCTTTCAGGAACACCGTTGTTTGAAGAAAGTCTTATGACGGACAGAGAAGAAAAGCAGGTATTTCATGGAAGCGCAAAGGAAGCTATTTCTATTTTGCCTACAAAGGTAAATGTAGCCATTGCGGCTTCTTTGGCATCTTCCGGCCCTGAAAATGTGGATATGAGTATTTTTAGTGTCCCGGAAATGATGGGAGATGATCACAAGATCACAGCCCAGATACCGGGAGTAAAGGCAGAGCTGGATATTTATTCCAGTACCAGTGCTATTGCGGGATGGAGCGTTGTGGCAGTGCTTAAAAATCTGGTTTCACCGGTTGTATTCTAA
- a CDS encoding GGGtGRT protein: MALFESYERRIDKINSVLNSYGIASIEEAEKITKDAGLDVYAQVKKIQPICFENACWAYTVGAAIAIKKGCKRAADAAAAIGEGLQAFCIPGSVADQRKVGLGHGNLGKMLLEEDTDCFCFLAGHESFAAAEGAIGIAEKANKVRQKPLRVILNGLGKDAAQIISRINGFTYVETEMDYYTGEVKELWRKSYSEGLRAKVNCYGANDVTEGVAIMWKEGVDVSITGNSTNPTRFQHPVAGTYKKECIEKGKKYFSVASGGGTGRTLHPDNMAAGPASYGMTDTMGRMHSDAQFAGSSSVPAHVEMMGLIGMGNNPMVGATVAVAVSIEEAAKAGKF, translated from the coding sequence ATGGCATTATTTGAATCATATGAGAGAAGAATTGATAAGATCAATTCTGTATTAAACAGCTATGGCATTGCTTCTATCGAAGAAGCTGAGAAGATCACAAAAGATGCAGGCCTGGACGTTTATGCTCAGGTTAAGAAGATCCAGCCTATTTGCTTCGAGAACGCTTGCTGGGCTTACACTGTAGGCGCTGCTATCGCTATCAAGAAGGGCTGCAAGAGAGCTGCTGACGCTGCTGCAGCAATCGGCGAAGGTCTTCAGGCATTCTGTATCCCAGGTTCTGTTGCTGACCAGCGTAAGGTTGGTTTAGGACATGGTAATCTGGGCAAGATGCTTCTGGAAGAAGATACTGACTGCTTCTGCTTCTTAGCAGGACATGAGTCTTTCGCAGCTGCTGAAGGCGCTATTGGTATCGCTGAAAAGGCTAACAAAGTCCGCCAGAAACCTCTGCGCGTTATCTTAAACGGTTTAGGAAAAGACGCTGCACAGATCATCTCCCGTATCAACGGATTTACATATGTTGAAACTGAGATGGATTACTACACAGGCGAAGTAAAAGAACTGTGGAGAAAGTCCTACTCTGAAGGCTTAAGAGCAAAAGTAAACTGCTACGGCGCTAACGACGTAACAGAAGGCGTTGCTATCATGTGGAAGGAAGGCGTTGACGTTTCCATCACCGGTAACTCCACCAACCCAACCAGATTCCAGCATCCAGTAGCTGGTACTTACAAGAAAGAATGCATCGAAAAAGGCAAGAAGTACTTCTCCGTAGCTTCCGGCGGCGGTACAGGACGTACTCTTCACCCAGACAACATGGCAGCTGGTCCTGCTTCCTACGGTATGACCGATACCATGGGACGTATGCACTCTGATGCACAGTTCGCTGGTTCCTCTTCCGTTCCTGCTCACGTAGAAATGATGGGTCTGATCGGTATGGGCAACAACCCTATGGTAGGCGCTACTGTCGCTGTTGCTGTTTCCATCGAGGAAGCTGCAAAGGCTGGCAAGTTCTAA
- a CDS encoding SEC-C metal-binding domain-containing protein, with translation MALLETWRNLAYGDGLDDKKREELWSGYFQIEKGIYEQILSQPEQVITGTVKELAEKYNTEILIMTGFLDGINESLKGYENPIDTMEEDTEVKIEIDPEKLYYNMVEAKATWLYELPQWDAILTPEKRKELYKNQKASGTVRKGKKIFPNDPCPCGSGKKYKKCCGKNA, from the coding sequence ATGGCATTATTAGAAACATGGAGAAATCTGGCATATGGTGACGGCCTGGATGATAAAAAAAGAGAAGAGCTGTGGTCCGGATATTTCCAGATTGAAAAAGGAATCTATGAGCAGATCCTTTCCCAGCCTGAGCAGGTAATTACAGGTACTGTTAAGGAATTGGCTGAGAAATACAATACAGAGATCCTGATCATGACCGGATTCTTAGATGGTATCAATGAAAGCTTAAAGGGATATGAGAACCCGATCGATACTATGGAAGAAGATACTGAAGTTAAGATCGAGATCGATCCTGAAAAGCTGTACTACAACATGGTAGAAGCAAAGGCTACATGGCTGTATGAGCTTCCACAGTGGGATGCGATCCTGACTCCAGAAAAGCGTAAGGAACTGTACAAGAACCAGAAGGCTTCCGGTACTGTCCGCAAGGGAAAGAAGATCTTCCCAAATGATCCGTGTCCATGCGGAAGCGGAAAGAAGTACAAAAAGTGCTGCGGTAAGAACGCTTAA
- a CDS encoding class I SAM-dependent methyltransferase, which translates to MEAYTSFAQVYDLFQDNIPYEEWADYLKSLLNEYGVKDGLVLDLGCGTGSITELLAKAGYDMIGVDNSEDMLEIAMDKRGRSGLDILYLLQDMREFELYGTVKAAVSICDSMNYILEKEDLVQVFKLVNNYLDPSGIFIFDMNTEYKYTHLLADGTFAENREESSFIWENFYDEDERINEYDLTLFIKEGELFRKFEETHYQRCYSLEEVKEAAKEAGMEFVAAYDAFTRKQVKDDSERVYLVFRERGK; encoded by the coding sequence ATGGAGGCATATACAAGCTTTGCACAGGTCTATGATCTGTTTCAGGATAATATTCCTTATGAAGAATGGGCAGATTATTTAAAAAGCCTGTTAAATGAATATGGAGTAAAGGACGGGCTGGTTCTTGATCTGGGCTGCGGTACGGGGAGCATTACGGAGCTTCTGGCAAAGGCCGGATATGACATGATCGGCGTGGACAATTCAGAGGACATGCTGGAGATCGCCATGGATAAACGTGGAAGATCAGGGCTTGATATTTTGTATCTTCTGCAGGATATGCGGGAGTTTGAGCTTTACGGTACAGTAAAGGCGGCAGTAAGTATCTGCGATTCCATGAACTATATCCTGGAAAAAGAAGATCTGGTACAGGTGTTTAAGCTGGTAAATAATTATCTGGACCCGTCAGGTATCTTCATTTTTGATATGAATACGGAATATAAATATACCCATCTTTTAGCAGACGGGACTTTTGCAGAAAACCGGGAAGAAAGCAGCTTTATCTGGGAAAATTTCTATGACGAAGATGAAAGGATCAATGAGTATGACCTGACTTTATTTATTAAAGAAGGGGAATTGTTCCGCAAGTTTGAGGAGACTCATTATCAGAGATGCTATTCCCTTGAGGAGGTAAAGGAAGCGGCAAAAGAGGCTGGAATGGAGTTTGTGGCCGCTTATGATGCTTTTACCAGGAAACAGGTGAAGGATGACAGTGAAAGGGTTTATCTTGTTTTCCGTGAGCGCGGAAAGTAA
- the hslO gene encoding Hsp33 family molecular chaperone HslO, whose amino-acid sequence MADYVIRATAADGQIRAFAATTRDLTETARQAHNTSPVATAALGRLMTAAVMMGYDMKGEDDLLTLKIQGDGPIGGLVVTADSKGEVKGYAFNPGVMLPPNDKGKLDVGGALGIGVLSVIKDIGLKEPYVGQTILVSGEIAEDLTYYYATSEQTPSSVALGVLMNKDNTVRQAGGFIIQLMPGASEAVISALEKKIGEIHSITTLLDVENTPETILQYILGDLGLEINEKLPAKFTCNCNKSRIERALISVGKKDIQEMIDDGKPIEVNCHFCNKNYTFDVDELKDILEKARG is encoded by the coding sequence ATGGCAGATTATGTGATCAGGGCAACTGCAGCAGATGGTCAGATCCGTGCTTTTGCGGCAACTACCAGAGATCTGACTGAGACTGCAAGACAGGCTCATAATACAAGTCCTGTGGCAACAGCGGCACTTGGAAGATTAATGACGGCAGCTGTGATGATGGGCTATGACATGAAGGGAGAAGATGACCTGCTTACTTTAAAGATACAGGGGGATGGTCCTATTGGAGGACTGGTCGTTACCGCTGATTCCAAAGGAGAGGTAAAAGGCTATGCCTTTAATCCGGGAGTAATGCTTCCGCCAAACGACAAGGGAAAACTGGATGTAGGCGGTGCTTTAGGTATAGGTGTTTTAAGCGTGATCAAGGATATTGGCTTAAAGGAGCCTTATGTGGGACAGACCATTCTGGTATCAGGAGAGATCGCAGAGGATCTTACCTATTATTATGCAACTTCCGAGCAGACCCCTTCTTCTGTTGCACTGGGGGTTCTGATGAATAAGGATAATACAGTTCGTCAGGCAGGCGGATTTATCATCCAGCTGATGCCGGGGGCTTCGGAGGCAGTTATTTCTGCTCTGGAAAAGAAAATCGGAGAGATCCACTCTATTACTACATTATTAGATGTGGAAAATACACCAGAGACTATTTTGCAGTATATTTTAGGGGATTTAGGACTGGAGATCAATGAAAAACTTCCTGCTAAGTTTACATGTAACTGCAATAAGAGCCGTATTGAGAGAGCACTGATCAGTGTTGGAAAGAAAGATATCCAGGAAATGATCGATGACGGTAAACCCATTGAGGTGAACTGCCATTTCTGCAACAAGAATTATACCTTTGATGTAGATGAATTAAAGGATATTCTGGAAAAGGCAAGAGGATAG
- a CDS encoding cold shock domain-containing protein — MKGTVKWFNNQKGYGFISDEQGNDVFVHYSGLNMEGFKSLDEGAEVEFDVVNGAKGPQATNVTKL, encoded by the coding sequence ATGAAAGGTACAGTTAAGTGGTTCAACAACCAGAAGGGTTACGGATTCATTTCTGACGAGCAGGGTAACGATGTATTCGTACACTACTCAGGTCTGAACATGGAAGGCTTCAAGTCTTTAGACGAAGGCGCAGAAGTTGAGTTCGACGTAGTAAATGGTGCTAAGGGACCTCAGGCTACTAACGTAACCAAATTATAA
- a CDS encoding DUF5662 family protein, whose translation MKLGNMIKHFCTITRHRLLVCKHCFKLGLYWQGLTHDLSKYSPEEFWTGVRYYQGDRSPNAAEREVIGFSKAWLHHKGRNKHHFEYWIDVSLNKEEGLVGNKMPVCYVAEMLCDRIAACEVYRGKNYTSGAPMEYYEFTKKYITIHPETRALLEKLLTILKDEGEDAAYAYIRKLLKKGSY comes from the coding sequence ATAAAGCTGGGTAATATGATCAAACATTTCTGTACTATTACCAGACACCGGCTGCTGGTGTGTAAACACTGCTTTAAGCTGGGATTATACTGGCAGGGGCTGACACATGACCTGTCAAAGTACAGTCCGGAGGAATTCTGGACTGGAGTCCGCTATTACCAGGGGGATCGAAGCCCCAATGCGGCAGAGCGTGAGGTGATCGGTTTTTCTAAAGCATGGCTTCATCACAAGGGGCGCAACAAGCACCATTTTGAATATTGGATCGATGTTTCATTGAATAAAGAAGAAGGTCTGGTAGGAAATAAGATGCCTGTGTGTTATGTAGCAGAAATGCTGTGTGACAGGATCGCAGCTTGTGAGGTGTACAGGGGGAAGAATTATACCAGTGGAGCACCTATGGAATATTACGAATTTACAAAGAAATACATTACCATTCATCCGGAGACCAGGGCATTGTTGGAAAAGCTCCTTACGATCCTGAAAGACGAAGGAGAAGATGCAGCTTATGCCTATATCCGTAAGCTGTTAAAAAAGGGAAGCTATTAA
- a CDS encoding C-GCAxxG-C-C family protein → MSEITKESRAERAIACHNKAYNCAQSVAFAFLDKVDIDPETLFKVTEGLGLGMGSMEGTCGAISAAAVLAGLKISTADLEKPNSKGTSYKAAKACIAAFKEKNSTIVCRELKGVDTGKVLRACPDCICDAVAIIEENLFPEE, encoded by the coding sequence ATGTCAGAGATCACAAAAGAATCCAGAGCTGAAAGAGCTATTGCCTGTCACAACAAGGCTTATAACTGCGCCCAGTCTGTAGCTTTCGCATTTTTAGATAAGGTAGATATTGACCCGGAAACACTTTTTAAAGTAACTGAGGGTCTTGGCCTTGGAATGGGCAGCATGGAAGGAACCTGTGGTGCTATTTCCGCAGCAGCTGTTTTAGCCGGCTTAAAGATCAGCACTGCAGACCTGGAAAAGCCTAACTCCAAGGGCACTTCTTACAAAGCAGCCAAAGCCTGCATCGCAGCTTTTAAGGAGAAAAACTCCACCATTGTATGCCGTGAATTAAAGGGTGTAGATACAGGAAAAGTCCTTCGTGCATGTCCTGACTGCATCTGTGATGCTGTTGCCATTATCGAAGAAAATCTGTTTCCGGAAGAATAA
- a CDS encoding YwaF family protein: protein MVQSFLQATAWAMKPPAPYGPFHLIFTFFGVSTSILLARRLASKESRQTDLLLFLCSLILALTETYKQLFIYYIENNGHYDWWYFPFQLCSIPMYLGLGIPFVPSKLKNSFYSFIQDFGLLGGIMALAEPSGLMHPYITLTVHGFLWHFILIFMGLTCAFYNHGKSGRPLLLFLICTAIATVINVLSHPYGNADMFYISPYYPNGQIVFHQISLVTGTILGNCLYLTSVLLGGFIIHMICLKLKIR from the coding sequence ATGGTACAGTCATTTTTACAGGCAACTGCCTGGGCCATGAAACCGCCAGCGCCTTATGGCCCCTTTCACCTGATATTTACTTTCTTTGGTGTAAGCACAAGCATCCTTCTTGCCAGAAGGCTTGCCTCAAAAGAGAGCAGGCAAACCGACTTACTGCTGTTTTTATGCAGCCTGATACTGGCGCTGACAGAAACATACAAACAGCTTTTTATTTATTATATAGAAAATAACGGCCATTACGACTGGTGGTATTTTCCATTCCAGCTGTGCAGCATTCCCATGTATCTGGGGCTTGGGATCCCCTTTGTCCCCTCTAAGCTGAAAAACAGTTTTTACAGCTTTATCCAGGATTTCGGACTTCTTGGCGGGATCATGGCACTGGCTGAGCCAAGCGGACTGATGCACCCTTATATAACCCTTACTGTTCATGGTTTTTTATGGCATTTTATCCTGATCTTTATGGGACTTACATGTGCATTTTACAACCATGGCAAAAGTGGACGGCCACTCCTCCTGTTTCTTATCTGCACAGCCATTGCCACAGTCATAAATGTACTATCACATCCATACGGAAATGCGGACATGTTTTACATCAGTCCCTATTATCCAAATGGCCAGATCGTATTTCACCAGATTTCCCTGGTGACCGGCACCATTTTGGGAAACTGCCTTTATCTTACCAGCGTGCTTCTTGGCGGTTTCATTATCCATATGATCTGCCTGAAGCTGAAAATAAGATAA
- a CDS encoding DMT family transporter, producing MTGIVTALLSGALMSIQGVFNTGVTKQTSVWVAAGWVQATALIACAVVWFFTGRPPVRGLFSVSPVYLLSGGLMGAGITFTVIRSMQALGPAQTALLIVVAQIITAYLIELLGLFGTEKMPFAWHKLFGAAVAVAGIFIFQRKC from the coding sequence ATGACAGGGATCGTAACAGCACTTCTTTCAGGGGCATTGATGAGTATACAGGGAGTGTTTAATACAGGTGTGACGAAACAGACCAGTGTGTGGGTGGCTGCAGGCTGGGTTCAGGCAACAGCCCTGATCGCATGTGCGGTGGTCTGGTTTTTTACAGGAAGGCCACCGGTGCGGGGATTGTTTTCTGTATCACCGGTATATCTGCTTTCCGGCGGTCTGATGGGAGCCGGGATCACATTTACAGTAATACGCAGTATGCAGGCGTTGGGACCGGCCCAGACAGCCCTTCTTATTGTAGTAGCCCAGATCATTACTGCATATTTGATCGAATTGCTGGGGCTTTTTGGCACAGAGAAAATGCCTTTTGCCTGGCATAAGCTGTTTGGAGCAGCAGTTGCAGTGGCCGGGATTTTTATTTTCCAGCGAAAATGTTAG
- a CDS encoding helix-hairpin-helix domain-containing protein — protein sequence MKRLEKIVSLKMKILLAVAFAAAVFVCGGCKKAGEDEIFLETVAESCDGTDPHKQQVDQGPDISETEKEEPVYVHVCGQVKQPGVYSLKKGSRLYEAIDMAGGITEKGVSDALNLALVLEDGMRIMVPDEEQARQWMETGKISGGIPETPEKGGKVDLNRASVEELMTLSGIGQSRAEAIVRYREEIGDFQAIEDVMKVSGIKENAFNKIKDNITV from the coding sequence TTGAAAAGATTAGAAAAAATAGTATCCTTAAAGATGAAAATACTGTTGGCTGTGGCTTTTGCTGCAGCTGTGTTTGTCTGTGGAGGCTGTAAAAAGGCCGGTGAGGATGAGATCTTTCTGGAAACAGTGGCTGAAAGCTGTGACGGGACGGATCCTCATAAGCAGCAGGTGGACCAGGGACCGGATATTTCTGAAACAGAAAAAGAGGAACCTGTTTATGTTCATGTATGCGGTCAGGTAAAGCAGCCGGGAGTTTATTCTTTAAAAAAAGGAAGCAGATTGTATGAAGCCATTGATATGGCTGGCGGCATTACAGAAAAAGGTGTCAGTGATGCACTGAATCTGGCACTTGTGCTGGAAGATGGGATGCGTATCATGGTTCCGGATGAGGAACAGGCAAGGCAGTGGATGGAAACCGGGAAGATTTCCGGTGGGATACCTGAAACACCGGAAAAAGGTGGTAAGGTTGATCTGAACAGGGCCAGCGTAGAGGAACTGATGACTCTTTCGGGAATCGGTCAGTCGCGGGCAGAGGCGATCGTGCGTTACCGGGAAGAGATCGGGGATTTTCAGGCCATTGAAGATGTGATGAAAGTATCCGGTATCAAGGAAAATGCATTTAATAAGATAAAAGATAATATAACCGTATAG
- a CDS encoding response regulator transcription factor produces MARVLVVDDEKLIVKGIRFSLEQDGYEVDCAYDGEEAIEMAKKTEYDIVLLDVMLPKHDGFEVCQAIREFSDMPVIMLTAKGGDMDKILGLEYGADDYISKPFNILEVKARIRAIIRRSMKAKRHKKEEPADKYIGAGDLKMDTEGRRVFIGEKEINLTAKEFDLLELLVRNPNKVYSREALLNYVWGNKAMDSGDVRTVDVHVRRLREKVEPVPSDPKFVHTKWGIGYYFAAK; encoded by the coding sequence ATGGCACGGGTATTAGTAGTAGATGATGAAAAGCTGATCGTAAAAGGCATACGGTTCAGTCTGGAGCAGGATGGTTATGAGGTAGACTGCGCTTATGACGGGGAAGAGGCCATTGAGATGGCTAAAAAAACGGAATATGATATTGTGCTGTTAGATGTAATGCTTCCAAAGCATGACGGCTTTGAGGTATGCCAGGCAATCCGGGAATTTTCTGATATGCCGGTGATCATGCTGACTGCAAAGGGCGGCGATATGGATAAGATCCTGGGACTGGAATATGGTGCCGATGATTATATCAGCAAGCCTTTTAATATATTGGAGGTAAAAGCACGCATCCGTGCCATTATCCGCCGCAGTATGAAAGCAAAACGCCATAAAAAGGAGGAACCGGCTGACAAGTACATTGGTGCAGGTGATCTGAAGATGGATACAGAAGGAAGGCGGGTATTTATCGGCGAAAAAGAGATCAATCTTACAGCTAAAGAATTTGACCTGTTAGAGCTCCTGGTACGTAATCCTAATAAGGTATACAGCCGCGAAGCGCTTCTTAATTATGTATGGGGAAATAAAGCCATGGACAGCGGTGATGTGAGAACTGTTGATGTGCATGTAAGAAGATTAAGGGAAAAAGTGGAGCCGGTACCAAGTGACCCTAAATTTGTACATACAAAATGGGGCATTGGCTATTACTTTGCTGCAAAATAA
- the rlmH gene encoding 23S rRNA (pseudouridine(1915)-N(3))-methyltransferase RlmH, whose product MKITLITVGKIKERFFEDAIAEYSKRLSRYCKLEIIQVADEKTPDGASENVERQIKEKEGQRILAQIREGAYVIALAIEGKMLSSEELAGKMQKLGVEGKGHLVFVIGGSLGLSKEVMDRADHALSFSKMTFPHQLMRVILLEQIYRGFRIIAGEPYHK is encoded by the coding sequence GTGAAAATAACATTAATTACAGTAGGAAAGATAAAAGAACGTTTTTTTGAGGATGCCATTGCAGAATACAGCAAGCGGCTAAGCAGATATTGTAAGTTGGAGATCATCCAGGTGGCAGATGAGAAGACGCCGGATGGTGCCAGTGAAAATGTGGAGCGGCAGATCAAAGAAAAAGAAGGACAGAGGATACTGGCCCAGATCAGGGAAGGCGCTTATGTGATAGCACTTGCCATTGAGGGAAAGATGCTTTCCAGTGAAGAACTTGCAGGAAAGATGCAGAAGCTGGGTGTGGAAGGAAAAGGACATCTGGTATTTGTCATCGGCGGATCATTAGGACTTTCAAAGGAGGTTATGGACCGGGCGGATCATGCCCTTAGTTTTTCAAAAATGACTTTTCCGCACCAGCTGATGCGGGTAATTCTTTTAGAGCAGATCTACAGAGGCTTCAGGATCATAGCAGGAGAACCGTATCATAAGTAA
- the spoIIIAA gene encoding stage III sporulation protein AA: MAMEKVEITGLFPRRLRQILESISLDFDQLEEVRLRCGQPVLLRVNGREMGIIGNDQLVELAEQLWKKEDWKKLENINEKELKDTLEIMGGFSLYAAEEELRQGFFTVRGGHRIGVAGRVILKEQKIMGIRSVAFLNLRVAHEIKGCADKVLPFLYENGRFVSTLILSPPGCGKTTLLRDLIRQVSDGSRDHVTGEAFSGVTVGVADERSELGACYQGIPQNDLGMRTDVLDGCPKSEGMLMLIRSMAPAVVAVDEIGGKEDIQAVEYVQNCGCVLAATAHGASLEEVRERPGFRELLAEKTFKRLVFLSSRREQRGMVEAIYDGEFRQIFL, translated from the coding sequence ATGGCAATGGAAAAAGTTGAGATAACCGGGCTGTTTCCCAGACGGCTGCGGCAGATATTAGAAAGCATTTCACTGGATTTTGACCAGTTAGAAGAGGTGCGTCTGCGGTGCGGACAGCCTGTGCTGTTGCGTGTGAATGGCAGGGAAATGGGGATCATCGGAAATGATCAGCTGGTGGAGCTGGCGGAACAGTTATGGAAAAAAGAAGATTGGAAAAAACTGGAAAATATAAATGAGAAAGAGTTAAAGGATACCCTGGAGATCATGGGAGGTTTCTCCCTGTATGCGGCTGAAGAGGAGCTGCGCCAGGGCTTTTTTACTGTCCGGGGCGGTCACAGGATCGGTGTTGCCGGGAGAGTGATCTTAAAGGAGCAGAAGATCATGGGGATCAGGTCAGTGGCATTTTTAAATCTGCGGGTGGCCCATGAAATAAAGGGCTGTGCAGATAAAGTGCTTCCGTTTTTATATGAAAATGGAAGATTTGTGAGTACATTGATCCTTTCACCTCCGGGGTGTGGAAAGACGACTCTTTTGCGGGATTTGATACGCCAGGTCTCTGATGGGAGCCGTGATCATGTGACAGGAGAAGCATTTTCTGGGGTGACTGTAGGTGTGGCAGATGAACGGTCAGAGCTTGGAGCCTGTTATCAGGGGATACCGCAAAATGACCTGGGAATGCGTACGGATGTGTTAGACGGGTGCCCTAAAAGTGAAGGGATGCTTATGCTTATCCGTTCCATGGCTCCGGCTGTGGTTGCTGTAGATGAGATTGGGGGAAAAGAGGATATCCAGGCAGTGGAGTATGTGCAAAACTGTGGCTGTGTACTGGCGGCTACAGCTCATGGCGCCTCGCTGGAAGAGGTGAGAGAACGACCGGGATTTAGGGAGCTTTTAGCGGAAAAGACATTTAAGCGGCTGGTATTTTTAAGCAGCAGAAGGGAACAGCGTGGAATGGTGGAAGCTATATATGATGGGGAGTTTCGCCAGATATTCTTATAA
- a CDS encoding stage III sporulation protein AB — translation MFFKWTGGLLILFAGSGMGVWLAWGYKKRLQTLETLRRMVYCLKGEIVYSHAPLEEAFERIGRREKGIPGELFIQTAERIGSRTGENFAKIWEKTIEEMEKSGNPLFLEKEDKEKLLSLGGQLGYLDTQMQERTLLLYLEQLELSISGLRGEIREKCRLSTALGVMGSLFLVIVMF, via the coding sequence ATGTTCTTTAAATGGACAGGCGGGCTGCTGATCTTATTTGCAGGCTCAGGAATGGGTGTATGGCTGGCATGGGGATATAAAAAAAGACTACAGACACTGGAAACACTGCGGCGGATGGTCTACTGCCTGAAAGGGGAGATCGTTTACAGCCATGCTCCACTGGAAGAAGCTTTTGAGCGCATAGGAAGGCGGGAAAAAGGCATTCCTGGAGAGCTTTTTATACAGACAGCAGAAAGGATAGGCAGCCGCACCGGAGAAAATTTTGCAAAAATCTGGGAAAAGACCATTGAAGAAATGGAAAAATCTGGGAACCCCCTTTTTCTGGAAAAAGAAGATAAAGAAAAACTGCTTTCCCTTGGAGGTCAGCTGGGATATCTGGATACGCAGATGCAGGAGAGAACATTGCTGCTGTATCTGGAGCAGCTGGAGCTTTCTATTTCCGGGCTGCGTGGCGAGATACGGGAAAAATGCAGGCTCAGTACAGCGCTTGGGGTGATGGGCAGCTTATTTCTGGTGATCGTCATGTTTTAG